The DNA segment GTAACGGTCTGAATAACGGGTTTTCAGATCAGTAATCAGATTTTTCATCCGCTCGGAAGCCAGCAGCTCAGCTGGTTTAGCCGGCGCCGCACCCATGGGCAGAATGGAGAGTTTGGACAAATCTGTCTTTACCAACACCGATGACAGGTCAATATCAGTGGTCAAATAGGTGGCTAAGCCTCGGCTGAATTCAAGCCCCAGATATTTGCTCACCTCCGGTTTGCGAAAGTCACCATCAACCAGCAACACGTATTCTTCCAAGCCCTGAGCTAATGACAAGGCCAGATTCAACGCGATAGTTGTTTTACCCTCGCGGGGTACGGCACTGGTTACCAGAATCGTTTTATTGGGCAGCCGTTCAGGAGCGCTGAGGATAATTTTGGTACGCAACTTTTTAATCTGTTCCGACGCCAGCGAAAATGGCTTGGTTAAGGAAACCAGATGTTCATCCAATAGCGAAAGATTAAGATCAATTTTTTGTGATGTCATGTGCGGCAATCTGCTTGATGCCTGAGACAGATCACCAACCGGTTTATTGGCACCGGCGTTGCTACCTATTACAGGCTCCGGCTCCACCTCCGCGACGGCCGCCGGCAATAATGGTGCTCTCGGTACGCTGCGCTCTGCAGTACCAGCAAGGCTCTCCTGTTCGGCTTTTTTCAAGGCATCCTGAATTCTACTCATGAGGCAAGCTCCATTTGATCCTGTCGGGTTAGAACAGGTTTCGAATACATACAACACCGCACATCAGCTCCTGTTTAAAGATCAGAAAGGTCAACAGGACCATACTGAACAGCACGCATAAGATCAAAACTTCCCCCAAACTGGAAAGTTTTCGTTTTGCAGGAACCACATTCATCTTTGACGTTTCCGATCCTGAAAGGCTGAGATGCAAATCGGCAATAACCTCGCCGACAACACCGTCATCAATCTGCCGCAGCTCCTGGGCATAACCTATCAGCAGGGCATTATCGCCGATGACATTTACCAGCCGGGGTATGCCGCCACTATATTTGGCAATCAACTCCAGCGCCCGGTTAGTAAATAGATTAATATTGGCAGCTCCGGCCACCAGCAGCCGTTTCCTAACATAATCTTTCACCTCCAGGGGACTGAGGGGGGGCAAATGATAGCGAATCACCACTCTCTGGTTCAACTGACGCAACTCAGGTCGATCCAGCTTCTCCCTGAGCTCAGGCTGACCGACCAAGATCATCTGCAAGAGCTTGTTTTTCTGCGTTTCGAGGTTGGAGAGCAGGCGAATCTCTTCAAGAACATTCAAGCTGAGATTCTGGGCCTCATCAATAACCAGCACCGGCACCCTCTTTTTTTTCAAACAGGTCAGGAGAAACTCGTTAAAAATACGGAGATTTTCCTGCTTATTTTTCCCTCTCTCTGGGATGCCAAATTCATCAAAGATAGCAGCAAAAAACTCCGTAATGGTCAAAATCGGGTTAAAAATATAGGCAACCTCAACATCTTTATCCAGGTGATTCAGTAAATTATGAATCAAGGTGGTTTTTCCCACCCCCACCTCACCGGTAATCACGACAAAACCACGCCGCTCTCGAATTCCATATACCAGATGGGCATAGGCCTCCCGGTAATGATGATTCAAATAGAGGAAATGGGGATCGGGAGTAATATTGAACGGCCGCTCATTAAAGCCGTAAAAAGCACAATACATAACTCTCCGGCAAGCCTCTACAGATGGAAAAAGGTGTTCTGGAACCAGTTCGAAAAGGAAAATGTCATGGTATAATATTTATA comes from the Candidatus Anaeroferrophillus wilburensis genome and includes:
- a CDS encoding AAA family ATPase, with the translated sequence MYCAFYGFNERPFNITPDPHFLYLNHHYREAYAHLVYGIRERRGFVVITGEVGVGKTTLIHNLLNHLDKDVEVAYIFNPILTITEFFAAIFDEFGIPERGKNKQENLRIFNEFLLTCLKKKRVPVLVIDEAQNLSLNVLEEIRLLSNLETQKNKLLQMILVGQPELREKLDRPELRQLNQRVVIRYHLPPLSPLEVKDYVRKRLLVAGAANINLFTNRALELIAKYSGGIPRLVNVIGDNALLIGYAQELRQIDDGVVGEVIADLHLSLSGSETSKMNVVPAKRKLSSLGEVLILCVLFSMVLLTFLIFKQELMCGVVCIRNLF
- a CDS encoding polysaccharide biosynthesis tyrosine autokinase, whose amino-acid sequence is MSRIQDALKKAEQESLAGTAERSVPRAPLLPAAVAEVEPEPVIGSNAGANKPVGDLSQASSRLPHMTSQKIDLNLSLLDEHLVSLTKPFSLASEQIKKLRTKIILSAPERLPNKTILVTSAVPREGKTTIALNLALSLAQGLEEYVLLVDGDFRKPEVSKYLGLEFSRGLATYLTTDIDLSSVLVKTDLSKLSILPMGAAPAKPAELLASERMKNLITDLKTRYSDRYIIFDTTSLLSTTEADILASQVDGIILVVRYGESSRDVIKQAFKNLDRDKVLGVVFNGADYRTSSFYYQEQV